In the Neofelis nebulosa isolate mNeoNeb1 chromosome 11, mNeoNeb1.pri, whole genome shotgun sequence genome, one interval contains:
- the LOC131490049 gene encoding dynactin-associated protein-like has protein sequence MDGERRHHVVDIEQTSTELLPRNPYCLNEGRQCGCTLPSVTLQPQWVTAKPWSLWKTFLVCLLACLIATTLVILVLYFVHFGKHTNSTTIIIHADGKSNRVTCIPDSTPSPTSSTLPGSSTPAATQSSSAKVSPSSMETTEITTLDHEVIIEENV, from the exons ATGGATGGTGAACGACGACATCATGTTGTGGATATTGAGCAAACCTCAACAGAGCTG tTGCCCAGAAATCCATACTGTTTGAATGAAGGAAGACAGTGTGGTTGTACATTGCCCAGTGTGACCCTCCAGCCACAGTGG GTTACAGCAAAACCGtggtcactctggaaaacatttctGGTGTGTCTCTTGGCCTGTCTCATTGCCACAACCCTTGTTATTCTGGTCTTATATTTTGTCCACTTTGGCAAGCACACCAACAGTACCACTATCATCATTCATGCAGATGGAAAGTCGAATCGTGTCACCTGCATCCCTGATTCTACCCCATCTCCTACCTCATCAACCCTGCCTGGATCTTCTACCCCTGCGGCCACCCAAAGCTCCTCTGCCAAGGTGTCTCCATCCTCCATGGAGACAACTGAAATAACAACACTGGACCATGAAGTTATCATTGAAGAGAACGTTTGA